A single window of Mugil cephalus isolate CIBA_MC_2020 chromosome 1, CIBA_Mcephalus_1.1, whole genome shotgun sequence DNA harbors:
- the LOC125008063 gene encoding immunoglobulin superfamily member 21-like isoform X2: MTPCTTSRTPTWRPTTDERTLSTSQQLPEVQMENDGMYECHVGVYDRGSRDKVILASGSIDLVVIVPPKSISVVAANSPAPFSRYKAQNFTLVCIVTGAKPAPVVYFRRDGELIDVVPTTQSSSPAGDQSKGSAKDKTRAASQAGLRTPQVLPSRDLDDTKVQKSQPLVEQEGKLARLDQDGPAGPGPGRGGGSELNTEPTSEVIPETVVSREFPRWVQSSDPLYYFQHRQQATGDGTMEVRALLTWSLNPQLDNEALFSCEVNHPALSMPMQAEVTLAAPRGPRLTVTPSRATVGDTVRITVQGFQLGPSASDVFPEPMYTWTRVGGHLLDGREEHEGRELILDRVPAELNGSMFRCTAQNPLGSTDTHTRLIVFENPRQKKGKQYTAMDEAASQRSLTLLYMLLLLRLTRELT; this comes from the exons ATGACGCCATGTACAACGTCACGTACTCCCACATGGAGGCCAACCACAGACGAGAGGACCTTGTCTACCAGTCAACA gcTTCCTGAGGTCCAGATGGAGAACGACGGCATGTACGAGTGTCACGTTGGCGTCTACGACAGAGGCTCCAGAGACAAAGTGATTCTCGCCTCTGGCAGCATCGACCTCGTTGTCATAG TGCCTCCAAAATCCATCTCTGTGGTGGCAGCAAACAGCCCGGCACCGTTCAGCCGCTACAAGGCCCAGAACTTCACCCTGGTTTGCATCGTTACAGGAGCGAAACCAGCTCCCGTG GTGTACTTCAGGCGCGATGGCGAGCTCATCGATGTGGTGCCGACAACTCAGTCTTCGTCCCCAGCGGGAGACCAAAGCAAGGGCTCGGCTAAAGACAAAACCCGGGCCGCGAGTCAGGCGGGGCTCCGGACTCCCCAGGTTCTCCCTAGTCGAGACCTCGACGACACTAAGGTCCAGAAGTCCCAGCCCCTGGTGGAGCAGGAGGGGAAGCTGGCGCGGCTGGACCAGGACGGCCCCGCCGGTCCCGGGCCGGGCCGGGGGGGAGGGTCGGAGCTGAACACTGAGCCGACAAGCGAGGTGATCCCGGAGACGGTGGTGAGCCGGGAGTTCCCCCGCTGGGTCCAGAGCAGCGACCCGCTCTACTACTTCCAGCACCGGCAGCAGGCGACAGGGGACGGCACCATGGAGGTGAGGGCCCTGCTGACCTGGAGTCTCAACCCCCAACTGGACAACGAAGCTCTGTTCAGCTGTGAGGTCAATCACCCAGCTCTGTCCATGCCCATGCAGGCTGAAGTCACACTGG CTGCTCCCAGAGGACCCAGGCTGACAGTCACTCCCAGCAGAGCCACGGTGGGGGACACGGTGAGGATCACCGTACAGGGCTTCCAGCTGGGACCTTCTGCA AGCGACGTCTTCCCCGAGCCCATGTACACCTGGACCAGGGTCGGCGGTCATCTCCTGGACGGCAGAGAAGAGCACGAGGGCAGGGAGCTCATCCTGGACCGAGTCCCCGCCGAGCTCAACGGCTCCATGTTCAGATGCACGGCCCAGAACCCACTGGGCTCCACGGACACCCACACCCGCCTCATCGTGTTCG AAAAcccaagacagaaaaaaggaaagcagTACACAG CCATGGATGAAGCAGCGAGCCAACGCTCCCTGACGTTACTCtacatgttgctgctgctgcgacTCACCCGCGAGCTGACGTGA
- the LOC125008063 gene encoding immunoglobulin superfamily member 21-like isoform X1, giving the protein MTGPLSLCFLLLSALALSLTAGYLTISIEPLPPVIIGDTVTLKCNFQTDGNLREIVWFRVIEGGSAKQKIFTYDAMYNVTYSHMEANHRREDLVYQSTVRLPEVQMENDGMYECHVGVYDRGSRDKVILASGSIDLVVIVPPKSISVVAANSPAPFSRYKAQNFTLVCIVTGAKPAPVVYFRRDGELIDVVPTTQSSSPAGDQSKGSAKDKTRAASQAGLRTPQVLPSRDLDDTKVQKSQPLVEQEGKLARLDQDGPAGPGPGRGGGSELNTEPTSEVIPETVVSREFPRWVQSSDPLYYFQHRQQATGDGTMEVRALLTWSLNPQLDNEALFSCEVNHPALSMPMQAEVTLAAPRGPRLTVTPSRATVGDTVRITVQGFQLGPSASDVFPEPMYTWTRVGGHLLDGREEHEGRELILDRVPAELNGSMFRCTAQNPLGSTDTHTRLIVFENPRQKKGKQYTAMDEAASQRSLTLLYMLLLLRLTRELT; this is encoded by the exons gTTATTTAACCATTTCCATTGAGCCGCTTCCTCCCGTCATCATCGGAGACACGGTGACGCTCAAGTGCAACTTCCAAACGGATGGCAACCTCAGGGAGATCGTTTGGTTTCGG gtaaTAGAAGGAGGCAGTGCTAAGCAAAAGATTTTCACCTATGACGCCATGTACAACGTCACGTACTCCCACATGGAGGCCAACCACAGACGAGAGGACCTTGTCTACCAGTCAACAGTGCG gcTTCCTGAGGTCCAGATGGAGAACGACGGCATGTACGAGTGTCACGTTGGCGTCTACGACAGAGGCTCCAGAGACAAAGTGATTCTCGCCTCTGGCAGCATCGACCTCGTTGTCATAG TGCCTCCAAAATCCATCTCTGTGGTGGCAGCAAACAGCCCGGCACCGTTCAGCCGCTACAAGGCCCAGAACTTCACCCTGGTTTGCATCGTTACAGGAGCGAAACCAGCTCCCGTG GTGTACTTCAGGCGCGATGGCGAGCTCATCGATGTGGTGCCGACAACTCAGTCTTCGTCCCCAGCGGGAGACCAAAGCAAGGGCTCGGCTAAAGACAAAACCCGGGCCGCGAGTCAGGCGGGGCTCCGGACTCCCCAGGTTCTCCCTAGTCGAGACCTCGACGACACTAAGGTCCAGAAGTCCCAGCCCCTGGTGGAGCAGGAGGGGAAGCTGGCGCGGCTGGACCAGGACGGCCCCGCCGGTCCCGGGCCGGGCCGGGGGGGAGGGTCGGAGCTGAACACTGAGCCGACAAGCGAGGTGATCCCGGAGACGGTGGTGAGCCGGGAGTTCCCCCGCTGGGTCCAGAGCAGCGACCCGCTCTACTACTTCCAGCACCGGCAGCAGGCGACAGGGGACGGCACCATGGAGGTGAGGGCCCTGCTGACCTGGAGTCTCAACCCCCAACTGGACAACGAAGCTCTGTTCAGCTGTGAGGTCAATCACCCAGCTCTGTCCATGCCCATGCAGGCTGAAGTCACACTGG CTGCTCCCAGAGGACCCAGGCTGACAGTCACTCCCAGCAGAGCCACGGTGGGGGACACGGTGAGGATCACCGTACAGGGCTTCCAGCTGGGACCTTCTGCA AGCGACGTCTTCCCCGAGCCCATGTACACCTGGACCAGGGTCGGCGGTCATCTCCTGGACGGCAGAGAAGAGCACGAGGGCAGGGAGCTCATCCTGGACCGAGTCCCCGCCGAGCTCAACGGCTCCATGTTCAGATGCACGGCCCAGAACCCACTGGGCTCCACGGACACCCACACCCGCCTCATCGTGTTCG AAAAcccaagacagaaaaaaggaaagcagTACACAG CCATGGATGAAGCAGCGAGCCAACGCTCCCTGACGTTACTCtacatgttgctgctgctgcgacTCACCCGCGAGCTGACGTGA